One Obesumbacterium proteus DNA window includes the following coding sequences:
- a CDS encoding S6 family peptidase, which produces MREDVSVQDYRDFAENLGKYTPGAENVEVFKTDGTSAGILDFPIPDFGASDDSAVATLVAPSYIVSVAHNTGYTGVKFGNGAKYSVSYKIINRNVHATKDFHIPRLNKVVTDIAPADMVIPDDARHDKTRYKYFARVGSGTQYQVSSITHKPVYITGAYHWKTVGTIVNPTFENWRLRWTDYGPPDTRAQPFSSAGEAGDSGSPLFVYDSLEKKWKLYGVLTSGSDYGTYNVTTYVLDLQTAFINQIIASNTDPDVIDMANNGDIHWSKDAITQGDNSWGWHGIANKALPSSATNAELDATKDLRFNGDGGLIVLDSSVNHGAAKLQFSNDYRVISAEGANATWVGGGIEVDADKTVDWEINGLAGDTLHKIGEGTLYVNATGVNGGGLRVGDGTVVLAQQPDKDGKRSAFSTVTLVSGRPTVKLGDTDQISGENIQFGSRGGILDLNGYDMSFSTINHNDSGARIINGNADTLSTITLNNKNSQAFIGHFGSVDTANWLNINYAPVGDQQWTLGGGADINELTLHGGVFAMSGRATPHAAGVIFKDDWIDEAYHVNHIQVENGSQLHLYEHASLYGDVSVAEHATLTMTGKSRFTGSLDLGDESSLIVDTSQANLASTDGTTDSWLASNVSGMGSVNKYGSGILHWIGDSTLTGLTTVYGGALNLVGSLASDLKMMSGTELAGNLSVQNLTLEDGVTLRPYAAPSSNLLTASAFSSQTMTVQKNFTTGAGTQLYLRSHMDEAQPDSDHFLINGDVDSSAGSTFINVDLSGDGYLTDTNNSGIAGATEGISLVQVGGHSTKDSFQLMGGYVANGPWQYSLYAFAPGKSSEDERLISGNGDQYWDYRLETRYLTEGDEPTPDDGGSTTPPDDGGSTTPPDEGGSTLPPDDGGSTPPPDDGGSTTPPDDGGSTTPPDDGGSTTPPDDGGSTTPPDDGGSTTPPDDGGSTTPPDDGGSTTPPDDGGSTTPPDDGGSTLPPDDGGSTTPPDDGGSTTPPDDGGSTTPPDDGGSTTPPDDGGSTTPPDDGGSTTPPDDGGSTTPPDDGGSTTPPDDGGSTTPPDDGGSTTPPDDGGSTTPPDDGGSTTPPDDGGGTTPPDDGGSTTPPDDGGNTPPDQGGSTPPPPDQGGITPPKPRRIAVVPQVPSYLSLPSALLSYNSRVNQMFRNLAQSPDSSGKTVDSYPVWLQYINGEDKYHTSMGFLDYGYDYTQKEQGWLLGGRVLQLGDEHQYLTWNLGFANSTLKITPDAQDGNSQSHYTTYGLTSLLTLRHQSGLTLDVGADATKYDGYVTTDSRSGHVANIKAYSYSGNAEVSYPFELGNHEISPVLGAGIQVLKVDDFTDVDDIRVHYGTITRPTGQLGVRYNYKIRDTELGNFVFYTNSYLNKDFSKTPDVWIGSTHTNGASSTFDMGKVGSSATIDVGIINEITPTFAINTGVQYQQRLSNDDEGINSWQANVGIRVTF; this is translated from the coding sequence ATGCGTGAAGATGTATCAGTTCAAGATTATCGAGATTTTGCAGAAAATTTAGGAAAATATACACCCGGCGCTGAAAATGTTGAGGTATTTAAAACAGACGGCACTTCTGCTGGAATACTTGATTTCCCAATCCCTGATTTCGGCGCATCAGATGACAGCGCCGTCGCTACGCTCGTTGCCCCCTCCTATATTGTGAGCGTGGCACATAATACGGGGTATACCGGTGTTAAATTTGGTAACGGTGCGAAATATAGCGTCAGTTATAAAATAATTAATCGTAATGTGCATGCTACTAAAGATTTTCATATTCCACGATTAAATAAAGTCGTCACCGATATAGCTCCCGCTGATATGGTTATTCCTGATGATGCCCGCCACGATAAAACACGCTATAAATATTTCGCCCGCGTGGGGTCAGGAACTCAGTATCAAGTATCATCCATAACGCACAAACCGGTATATATAACCGGTGCGTATCACTGGAAGACCGTCGGAACAATCGTTAATCCCACGTTTGAAAATTGGCGCCTGCGCTGGACCGATTACGGCCCACCGGATACCCGAGCACAGCCCTTTAGTTCTGCAGGCGAAGCCGGTGATAGCGGCAGCCCACTATTCGTCTATGACAGCCTTGAAAAAAAATGGAAGCTCTATGGTGTTTTGACGAGCGGATCGGACTATGGCACCTACAACGTAACAACTTATGTGTTAGATCTGCAGACAGCATTTATTAACCAAATCATCGCCAGTAATACCGATCCTGATGTTATCGATATGGCTAACAACGGAGACATTCACTGGTCTAAAGATGCCATAACTCAAGGAGACAACAGCTGGGGATGGCATGGTATTGCTAATAAAGCACTTCCCTCCAGTGCCACCAATGCCGAATTAGATGCAACCAAAGACCTACGTTTTAACGGCGATGGGGGCTTAATTGTATTAGATAGCTCCGTCAACCATGGCGCTGCGAAGCTTCAATTTTCGAATGACTATCGCGTGATTTCTGCCGAAGGCGCGAATGCCACCTGGGTCGGCGGCGGTATCGAAGTGGATGCAGATAAAACCGTCGATTGGGAAATTAACGGGCTGGCCGGTGACACGCTGCATAAAATTGGCGAAGGAACCCTGTACGTTAACGCTACCGGCGTAAACGGCGGCGGCCTACGAGTAGGCGATGGCACCGTAGTACTCGCGCAACAGCCAGATAAAGACGGCAAGCGTTCGGCATTCTCCACCGTGACGCTCGTCAGCGGTCGACCTACCGTTAAGCTTGGCGATACAGATCAAATCAGCGGCGAAAACATTCAGTTCGGCTCACGTGGCGGGATCCTCGATCTCAACGGCTACGATATGAGTTTCAGCACCATCAATCATAACGATTCAGGTGCCAGAATCATAAATGGCAATGCCGATACCCTTTCAACCATTACGCTTAACAATAAAAACTCTCAGGCCTTTATCGGCCATTTCGGCTCAGTCGACACGGCGAATTGGCTCAATATTAATTACGCTCCAGTTGGGGATCAGCAATGGACCCTTGGCGGTGGAGCAGACATTAATGAGTTAACCCTCCATGGCGGCGTATTTGCGATGAGTGGCCGGGCAACGCCGCACGCGGCGGGGGTAATATTTAAGGATGATTGGATTGATGAGGCTTACCACGTAAACCACATTCAAGTGGAAAATGGCTCACAGTTACATCTTTATGAGCATGCATCATTGTACGGTGATGTTTCGGTTGCCGAACATGCGACCTTGACCATGACCGGAAAATCTCGCTTTACCGGTAGTTTGGACCTTGGCGATGAATCGTCACTTATCGTTGATACCAGCCAAGCTAACCTTGCCAGCACCGATGGCACCACTGATTCTTGGCTAGCATCAAACGTGTCTGGTATGGGCAGCGTCAATAAATATGGCAGCGGGATATTACACTGGATCGGCGATAGCACACTCACCGGTCTCACTACGGTGTATGGGGGTGCGCTAAATCTTGTTGGCTCACTCGCTTCAGATCTTAAAATGATGAGCGGAACGGAGCTAGCGGGTAATTTAAGCGTACAAAATTTAACCTTGGAAGATGGCGTCACCCTGCGTCCATACGCTGCACCGAGCTCAAACTTACTCACCGCAAGCGCCTTCAGTTCTCAGACAATGACCGTGCAGAAAAACTTCACCACGGGCGCAGGAACACAGCTTTATTTGCGTAGCCATATGGATGAAGCACAGCCGGATTCCGATCACTTTTTGATTAATGGTGACGTTGACTCTTCTGCTGGTTCTACCTTTATCAATGTCGATCTCTCGGGCGATGGATACCTGACCGATACCAATAATAGTGGGATCGCAGGCGCCACAGAGGGTATTTCTCTGGTGCAAGTTGGAGGCCATTCAACCAAAGATAGCTTCCAGCTTATGGGCGGTTACGTTGCCAATGGGCCATGGCAATATTCGCTCTATGCCTTCGCTCCCGGCAAAAGCTCCGAGGACGAACGCCTGATTAGCGGTAACGGCGACCAATACTGGGATTACCGTTTAGAGACTCGTTATCTCACCGAGGGTGATGAGCCGACACCAGACGATGGTGGTAGCACAACGCCACCTGATGACGGCGGCAGCACCACGCCACCAGATGAAGGTGGTAGCACACTACCTCCTGACGACGGCGGCAGCACACCTCCACCTGACGACGGCGGTAGCACAACACCACCTGATGACGGCGGTAGCACAACGCCACCTGACGACGGCGGTAGCACAACGCCACCTGACGACGGCGGTAGCACAACGCCACCTGACGACGGCGGCAGCACAACACCACCTGACGACGGCGGCAGCACAACACCACCTGACGACGGCGGCAGCACCACGCCACCTGACGACGGCGGCAGCACCACGCCACCTGACGACGGCGGTAGCACACTTCCACCTGACGATGGCGGCAGCACAACACCACCTGACGACGGCGGTAGCACAACACCACCTGACGACGGCGGCAGCACAACGCCTCCTGACGACGGCGGCAGCACAACGCCTCCTGACGACGGCGGTAGCACAACACCACCTGATGACGGCGGCAGCACAACGCCTCCTGACGACGGCGGTAGCACAACACCACCTGATGACGGCGGCAGCACAACGCCACCTGACGACGGCGGCAGCACAACGCCACCTGACGACGGCGGCAGCACAACGCCACCTGACGATGGCGGCAGCACAACGCCACCTGACGATGGCGGCAGCACCACGCCACCTGATGACGGCGGCGGCACCACGCCACCTGACGATGGCGGCAGCACAACGCCACCTGACGATGGCGGCAACACACCACCGGATCAAGGGGGCAGCACACCTCCACCACCTGACCAAGGCGGCATAACACCACCAAAACCGCGGCGAATTGCAGTGGTTCCGCAGGTGCCATCTTATTTGTCTCTGCCATCAGCACTATTAAGCTATAACAGCCGAGTCAATCAGATGTTCCGTAACCTTGCGCAATCACCTGATTCGAGTGGGAAAACAGTTGATAGCTACCCAGTTTGGTTGCAGTACATCAATGGGGAGGATAAATACCACACATCCATGGGCTTCCTCGATTATGGCTATGACTACACCCAGAAAGAACAAGGTTGGTTATTAGGGGGCCGTGTACTGCAGCTAGGTGATGAACATCAATACCTGACGTGGAATCTGGGCTTTGCTAACTCGACGCTGAAAATCACGCCGGATGCACAGGATGGAAACAGCCAGTCACATTACACCACCTATGGTCTAACCTCGTTGCTGACACTTCGTCATCAGAGCGGTTTAACGCTTGATGTGGGAGCCGACGCCACCAAATACGATGGGTATGTCACAACGGATAGCAGAAGCGGTCACGTTGCGAATATCAAAGCCTATTCCTATAGTGGCAATGCCGAAGTTAGCTATCCGTTTGAGTTGGGCAATCATGAAATTTCCCCAGTTCTCGGTGCAGGCATACAAGTGCTGAAAGTGGATGATTTTACTGATGTGGATGATATACGCGTTCACTACGGCACTATCACCCGCCCGACAGGCCAGTTGGGGGTTCGTTATAATTACAAGATTCGTGATACTGAGTTAGGTAATTTTGTTTTCTATACCAACAGTTACCTTAACAAAGACTTCAGCAAAACGCCTGACGTCTGGATCGGCAGCACCCATACCAATGGGGCATCCTCAACGTTTGATATGGGGAAAGTCGGTAGCTCAGCGACGATTGATGTAGGTATTATCAATGAAATCACACCAACGTTTGCGATCAATACCGGCGTTCAGTATCAACAAAGGCTCAGTAATGATGATGAAGGGATCAACTCTTGGCAGGCAAATGTGGGGATTAGAGTGACGTTCTAA
- the npr gene encoding PTS phosphocarrier protein NPr, which translates to MTVKQTVEIKNRLGMHARPAMKLFELVQGFDAEVLLRNESGVEAEASSVIALLMLDSAQGGHIEVQAEGPDEDKALEAVISLFEAGFDED; encoded by the coding sequence ATGACCGTAAAGCAAACCGTGGAAATCAAAAACCGCTTGGGCATGCATGCTCGCCCAGCGATGAAATTGTTTGAACTGGTTCAAGGCTTTGATGCTGAAGTATTGCTACGTAATGAAAGCGGCGTTGAAGCCGAAGCCAGCAGCGTTATCGCTCTTCTGATGTTAGATTCCGCTCAAGGCGGTCATATTGAGGTTCAGGCCGAAGGGCCAGATGAAGATAAAGCGCTAGAAGCCGTTATTTCGCTGTTTGAAGCTGGATTTGATGAAGACTAG
- the rapZ gene encoding RNase adapter RapZ, translating to MVLMIVSGRSGSGKSVALRALEDMGFYCVDNLPVELLPNLARSLADRETSAAVSIDVRNMPESPEVLEIAMDSLPDSFSPQLLFLDADRNTLIRRYSDTRRLHPLSAKNLSLESAIDEESDLLEPLRSRADLIIDTSEMSVHELAEMLRTRLLGKRERELTMVFESFGFKHGIPIDADYVFDVRFLPNPHWDPKLRPMTGLDKPVAAFLDRHTEVHNFIYQTRSYLEQWLPMLETNNRSYLTVAIGCTGGKHRSVYVAEQLADYFRSRGKNVQSRHRTLEKRK from the coding sequence ATGGTGCTGATGATTGTCAGCGGCCGTTCCGGTTCAGGGAAATCCGTTGCGTTACGTGCGCTTGAAGACATGGGATTTTATTGTGTAGACAATCTTCCCGTTGAGCTCTTGCCGAATTTAGCTCGCTCTCTGGCCGATCGCGAAACCTCCGCCGCCGTTAGTATTGACGTGCGTAACATGCCAGAATCTCCAGAAGTTTTGGAAATAGCGATGGACAGTCTGCCTGACAGCTTCTCTCCACAGCTGCTGTTTTTAGATGCCGATCGTAATACTCTGATCCGCCGATACAGTGATACCCGTCGTCTGCACCCTCTCTCGGCTAAAAATCTGTCGCTGGAAAGCGCCATTGATGAAGAGAGTGATTTGCTGGAGCCACTACGCTCACGCGCCGATCTAATTATCGATACCTCCGAAATGTCGGTGCATGAATTGGCCGAAATGCTGCGTACACGCCTGCTTGGCAAACGTGAGCGCGAGCTGACGATGGTGTTTGAATCATTTGGTTTCAAGCACGGTATCCCGATTGATGCCGATTATGTCTTCGACGTTCGCTTCCTGCCGAACCCACACTGGGATCCCAAACTACGCCCAATGACAGGTCTTGATAAACCGGTAGCTGCATTTTTGGATCGCCATACCGAAGTGCATAACTTTATTTATCAGACCCGCAGCTATTTAGAACAATGGTTGCCGATGCTGGAAACCAACAACCGCAGCTATCTCACGGTAGCCATCGGCTGTACCGGCGGCAAACATCGTTCTGTTTATGTGGCTGAACAGCTTGCAGACTATTTCCGCTCACGCGGGAAAAACGTGCAATCTCGTCACCGCACGCTAGAAAAACGTAAATAG
- the ptsN gene encoding PTS IIA-like nitrogen regulatory protein PtsN, giving the protein MSNDLTMPLTSVLSPECTRNAVHCSSKKRALEIISELAAAQLNLPPQIVFDAILTRERMGSTGIGNGIAIPHGKLEEDTLRAIAVFIHLEQPISFDAIDNQPVDLLFALLVPADQCKTHLQTLAIMAQKLADKGVCRQLRSAQSDDELYKIITE; this is encoded by the coding sequence ATGAGTAACGATTTAACTATGCCATTAACCTCCGTACTGAGTCCGGAGTGCACGCGCAATGCGGTTCACTGTTCCAGCAAGAAACGCGCACTGGAAATCATCAGCGAACTGGCAGCTGCACAGCTGAACCTGCCACCACAGATCGTCTTTGATGCGATCTTAACGCGTGAGCGTATGGGGAGCACCGGCATTGGCAACGGCATTGCGATTCCTCACGGCAAGCTTGAGGAAGATACCCTGCGAGCCATTGCGGTTTTCATTCATCTAGAACAGCCGATAAGCTTTGACGCTATCGACAATCAGCCCGTTGACCTGCTGTTTGCATTGCTGGTTCCAGCAGACCAATGCAAAACCCACTTACAAACACTCGCTATCATGGCGCAAAAATTGGCCGATAAAGGCGTATGCCGCCAATTACGCAGCGCCCAAAGCGATGATGAACTGTACAAAATCATTACAGAATAA
- the hpf gene encoding ribosome hibernation promoting factor, whose amino-acid sequence MQLNITGHHVEITEALREFVTTKFGKLEQYFDRINQVYVVLSVEKIQHIAEATVHINGGELHATSEQLDMYAAIDTLVDKLARQLNKHKDKLKQH is encoded by the coding sequence ATGCAGCTCAACATTACCGGACACCATGTCGAAATTACCGAGGCTTTGCGCGAATTTGTTACCACAAAATTTGGCAAGCTAGAGCAATATTTTGACCGAATAAATCAGGTTTATGTGGTACTGAGCGTGGAGAAAATCCAGCACATTGCGGAAGCAACGGTACATATTAACGGCGGTGAGCTGCATGCTACCTCGGAGCAGCTAGACATGTATGCTGCGATTGATACTCTGGTTGATAAGCTGGCGCGCCAGCTCAATAAACATAAAGACAAATTGAAACAACACTAG
- the rpoN gene encoding RNA polymerase factor sigma-54, with product MKQGLQLRLSQQLAMTPQLQQAIRLLQLSTLELQQEIQQALESNPLLEQDDTHDEIETSTEEVNEELDTREQLEQPDMPEELPLDATWDEIYTAGTPSGTGTDYSDDELPIYQGETTQTLQDYLMWQVELTPFSDTDLAIATAIVDAVDDTSYLTSSLDDILESMGDEHVMMDEVEAVLKRVQRFDPVGVAARDLRDCLLVQLSQFTDGTPFLIEARLIVDKHLDLLANHDFRNLMRSTKLKEDVLKAAMQLIQTLDPRPGLSINTGESDYVIPDVLVHKHQGRWAVELNQDSVPRLKINQHYVSLSAQTRSDSDTQFIRSNLQEAKWLIKSLESRNETLLKVSRCIVEQQQAFFDNGAEFMKPMVLADIAQQVEMHESTISRVTTQKFLHSPRGIFELKYFFSSHVSTEDGGEASSTAIRALVKKLVAAENPAKPLSDSKLATLLADQGIMVARRTVAKYRESLSIPPSNQRKQLV from the coding sequence ATGAAGCAAGGTTTGCAACTCAGGCTAAGTCAGCAGTTAGCGATGACTCCACAGCTGCAGCAGGCGATTCGCCTGTTGCAATTATCAACGCTAGAGCTTCAGCAAGAGATTCAACAAGCATTAGAAAGCAACCCGCTGCTTGAACAAGATGACACTCACGATGAAATCGAAACTTCAACGGAAGAAGTCAACGAAGAGCTGGACACACGCGAACAGCTAGAGCAGCCGGATATGCCGGAAGAACTTCCTCTCGATGCCACATGGGATGAAATCTATACGGCTGGCACCCCATCAGGTACAGGAACGGACTACAGCGACGACGAGCTGCCGATCTATCAGGGTGAGACGACCCAGACCCTGCAAGACTATCTGATGTGGCAAGTTGAACTCACCCCGTTTAGCGATACCGATTTAGCTATTGCCACCGCCATCGTCGATGCCGTGGATGATACCAGCTACCTCACCTCTTCTCTCGACGATATTTTAGAGAGCATGGGCGATGAACACGTCATGATGGATGAAGTCGAGGCGGTACTTAAACGCGTACAGCGTTTCGACCCCGTCGGCGTCGCCGCCCGCGATCTGCGTGATTGCCTGCTCGTTCAGCTCTCACAGTTTACCGATGGAACGCCGTTCCTTATCGAAGCCCGCCTCATTGTTGATAAGCATTTAGATCTCTTAGCGAATCACGATTTCCGTAATCTGATGCGTTCGACTAAGCTAAAAGAAGATGTCCTTAAAGCGGCGATGCAGCTGATCCAAACGCTCGATCCACGCCCAGGACTTTCTATTAACACCGGTGAGTCTGACTACGTGATCCCTGATGTTCTGGTACACAAACATCAAGGGCGTTGGGCCGTTGAATTAAATCAGGATAGCGTTCCACGTCTTAAAATTAATCAGCATTACGTTTCGCTCAGCGCACAAACCCGAAGCGATAGCGATACCCAGTTCATCCGCAGTAATCTGCAGGAAGCGAAGTGGCTGATTAAAAGTCTGGAAAGCCGTAATGAAACCTTGCTGAAAGTGTCACGCTGTATCGTAGAACAGCAGCAGGCATTTTTTGATAATGGTGCTGAGTTCATGAAGCCGATGGTGCTGGCCGATATTGCCCAGCAGGTCGAAATGCATGAATCCACCATCTCGCGCGTAACAACGCAGAAGTTTCTGCACAGCCCGCGAGGCATATTTGAACTGAAATATTTCTTCTCGAGTCACGTCAGTACCGAAGATGGCGGCGAAGCCTCCTCAACGGCGATTCGTGCACTCGTGAAGAAACTCGTTGCGGCGGAGAACCCTGCCAAACCGTTGAGTGACAGCAAGCTAGCGACCTTGCTTGCCGATCAAGGTATTATGGTTGCCAGACGTACCGTTGCTAAATACCGAGAGTCTTTGTCCATCCCACCGTCAAACCAACGCAAACAATTGGTTTGA
- the lptB gene encoding LPS export ABC transporter ATP-binding protein, with translation MTTLIAENLAKAYKGRRVVENVSLTVNSGEIVGLLGPNGAGKTTTFYMVVGIVPRDAGRIEIDDEDISLLPLHARARRGIGYLPQEASIFRRLSVYNNLMAVLEIREDLTKEQRADRADELMEEFHIAHLRDNLGQSLSGGERRRVEIARALAANPKFILLDEPFAGVDPISVIDIKKIIEHLRDRGLGVLITDHNVRETLDVCERAYIVNQGNLIAHGTPAEILADEQVKRVYLGEEFRL, from the coding sequence ATGACAACTTTAATTGCTGAAAATCTGGCCAAGGCCTACAAAGGCCGCCGCGTCGTTGAAAACGTTAGCCTCACCGTTAACTCAGGCGAAATCGTAGGGCTGCTAGGGCCTAACGGCGCGGGTAAAACCACCACCTTTTATATGGTTGTTGGTATCGTGCCTCGTGATGCGGGCCGCATTGAGATTGACGATGAAGACATCAGCCTACTACCGCTGCATGCGCGTGCTCGTCGTGGGATCGGCTATCTGCCGCAAGAAGCCTCTATCTTTCGCCGCCTGAGTGTGTATAACAACCTTATGGCCGTGTTAGAGATTCGCGAAGATCTCACCAAAGAGCAGCGCGCCGATCGTGCAGATGAGCTAATGGAAGAGTTCCACATCGCTCATCTGCGTGACAACCTCGGGCAATCGCTGTCTGGTGGTGAACGCCGTCGCGTTGAAATTGCACGTGCATTAGCCGCAAATCCTAAGTTTATCCTGTTAGATGAACCGTTTGCGGGCGTTGACCCAATCTCTGTTATTGATATTAAAAAAATTATCGAACACCTGCGCGACCGCGGTTTGGGCGTATTGATTACCGACCATAACGTGCGTGAAACGCTAGACGTTTGTGAACGTGCTTATATCGTGAACCAGGGCAACCTCATTGCTCATGGTACGCCAGCTGAAATCTTGGCCGATGAGCAGGTTAAACGCGTCTATCTGGGTGAAGAATTCCGTCTGTAA
- the lptA gene encoding lipopolysaccharide ABC transporter substrate-binding protein LptA has product MKFKTNNKILSLIIAGSLIAASAPALALTGDTEQPIHIDSAQQSLDMQGNTVTFTGDVVVTQGTIKINADKVVVIRPNGAQGKEVVEGYGNPVTFYQMQDNGKPVSGHGQKLRYELDKDFVILTGDAFLKQVDSSIKGDKITYLVKQQQMEAFSDKGKRVTTVLIPSQLQDKSGKAAPAAAPAKSQPQSKPAAPQGKSPFSQSSQTKSN; this is encoded by the coding sequence ATGAAATTCAAAACAAACAACAAAATCCTTAGCCTTATCATTGCCGGTTCATTGATCGCAGCCAGCGCTCCTGCGCTGGCACTGACCGGAGATACAGAGCAGCCGATCCACATTGATTCGGCTCAGCAGTCTTTAGACATGCAAGGCAACACCGTCACCTTTACCGGTGATGTGGTCGTGACCCAAGGCACCATCAAAATCAACGCAGATAAAGTTGTGGTGATCCGTCCTAACGGTGCCCAAGGCAAAGAAGTCGTTGAAGGCTACGGTAACCCCGTCACTTTCTACCAGATGCAAGACAACGGCAAACCCGTTAGCGGCCATGGGCAGAAACTGCGTTATGAATTGGATAAAGACTTTGTCATCCTGACCGGCGACGCTTTCCTGAAACAGGTTGATAGCAGCATCAAAGGCGACAAAATCACCTATCTAGTTAAACAGCAGCAGATGGAAGCCTTTAGCGACAAAGGCAAGCGCGTAACCACGGTACTGATCCCATCTCAGCTACAGGATAAGAGCGGCAAAGCGGCTCCGGCGGCAGCGCCAGCTAAATCGCAACCGCAGAGCAAACCTGCAGCGCCGCAGGGTAAATCTCCGTTTAGTCAGTCCTCACAGACCAAGAGTAACTAA
- the lptC gene encoding LPS export ABC transporter periplasmic protein LptC, translating to MSKTKRWVILLLTVIALALIGWNLTENDSDSVLAPTNNQEPTYRSQHTLTVVYDPTGKLSYKLVAEDVQHFAGDKTSWFTHPVLTTYDQDVQPTWSIRADKAKLTDDRMLYLYGNVEVNSLTTTSQLERITTDNAQVNLVTQDVSSDDEVTLYGSNFTSHGLKMRGNMREKSARLIDKVKTYYEIQNKQQNP from the coding sequence ATGAGTAAAACCAAACGCTGGGTCATCCTGCTATTAACGGTTATTGCATTAGCGCTAATTGGATGGAATCTGACCGAAAATGATTCCGATTCCGTGTTAGCTCCCACCAATAATCAGGAGCCGACCTACCGCAGCCAGCATACTCTGACCGTGGTTTATGACCCGACAGGTAAACTAAGCTATAAGCTGGTAGCAGAAGATGTTCAGCATTTCGCCGGGGATAAAACCAGTTGGTTTACCCATCCGGTGCTAACGACTTACGATCAGGATGTTCAACCGACCTGGTCTATTCGCGCTGATAAAGCAAAACTTACCGATGACCGTATGCTTTATTTATACGGCAACGTTGAAGTAAACAGTTTGACGACGACCTCGCAATTGGAAAGGATTACCACCGATAATGCGCAGGTAAATCTAGTGACTCAGGACGTCAGCTCTGATGATGAAGTCACTCTTTATGGGTCAAACTTCACCTCCCATGGTCTGAAGATGCGCGGGAACATGCGGGAAAAATCCGCAAGGCTGATTGACAAGGTAAAAACCTATTATGAAATTCAAAACAAACAACAAAATCCTTAG
- the kdsC gene encoding 3-deoxy-manno-octulosonate-8-phosphatase KdsC has protein sequence MNEQGMNIATCYGPVARKIMDSAADIRLVICDVDGVLSDGLIYMGNNGEELKAFNVRDGYGIRCLITENIHVAIITGRQSKLVADRAATLGIEHLYQGQSDKLIAFEKILSDLNLQPHQVAYIGDDLIDWPVMAKVGLSVAVADAHPILLQRAQYVTRIAGGRGAVRELCDLILQSQGKLDEAKGLSI, from the coding sequence ATGAATGAACAAGGTATGAATATCGCTACCTGTTACGGCCCAGTTGCCCGTAAAATCATGGACAGCGCAGCAGATATTCGTCTCGTCATCTGCGACGTAGACGGTGTGTTATCTGATGGCCTGATTTACATGGGTAACAATGGCGAAGAGCTCAAAGCGTTTAACGTGCGCGATGGCTATGGTATCCGCTGTCTCATTACCGAAAACATTCATGTGGCGATCATTACCGGTCGCCAATCCAAGCTAGTCGCCGACCGCGCGGCTACGCTGGGAATTGAACACCTATATCAAGGGCAATCTGATAAACTGATTGCCTTTGAGAAAATTCTCTCCGATCTGAATTTGCAGCCTCATCAGGTTGCATATATTGGCGATGATTTGATTGACTGGCCAGTCATGGCCAAAGTAGGACTTTCTGTTGCCGTAGCAGACGCGCACCCTATTTTATTGCAGCGCGCTCAATATGTTACCCGTATTGCAGGCGGGCGCGGTGCAGTTCGTGAGTTATGCGACCTTATCCTACAGTCACAGGGCAAACTGGATGAGGCCAAAGGGCTATCAATATGA